GGATCTATCTTCTGCCGTTTTCACGTTGAGCTGAATGTGGCGCGGGTTTTTTGAGGAGAAGAGGATGACGCTCTTGGGGTTCATGACAAGCGCGGCCTTGAGCATGAGATGGGCGAGATCCTGAGGGTTATTGAGGTCTGCGTTCGTTGATGCAGACCAACGATGGCAGAGCTGTTTGTCTTCGGACAGAGCGCGATGAAGCGAACGGAAGTTCTCAGTCAGAGCGCGATGATGAATGCGGAAGGGCGAGGTCGGAGCGGTCTCTATTTCAGGGTCGAGAACAGACCACTCGTACTGCAGGGTGCGGCAGTAAGCGGGATGTTCGGTTAGGAGCGACGGGATTTTGTCGACACTACTTCCTATTCCGAAAGTGCCGATTGTTCCTCTTTGCACCTCCTGCTCGAGGAGACTGAGGAGGGCGTCGTCGTGGAGATCGGCTGCTGAGATCTCGTGAAGCAGCCAGAGATCGATGTGGTCCGTTCGCAGGGCGACCAGGCTGTGTTCGAGCGAAGTTTTGGCTTGCTGCGGCGTGAAGGTGGTCTTCTCGTTCGTGCGTGTCGCGGCGTTCGCGGCTAGAGCGAGACGGTGCTTCAGGCTGGGAAGGGTTTTGGTGAGAGGGCCGACTACGCGGCGGGCAACCGATATTAGCGAAGAATTTTTTGCTGGCGGGATTCCATATTTAGTGGTGACGGTGACCTGGGGGCGATGGCGTTGGAGGAACTCGCCGAGGCAGCCTTCGGCCTCTCCATAACCGTACATGGGTGCGACGTCGAAGTGGCGAATGCCCGCGTCATAGGCCGATTCCAGGATGGCGAGGGAGGCGCGGCGTCCCATCGCGCCCATCAAGCTGGAACAGCCGAAGCCGAGACGGGTGGTGGTGCGACCGGTATCTCCGAGTGCGATCTGCTCCATTGTTCTCCGTTTGTTGTTTGCTGAAGAGCTTAGCTGAGATGATCGCTCAGCCGCAGGGCCAGCGAGAGGACAGTGTGGGTGGGGTTGGAGAAGCCTGAGCTGGGGAAGACGGCTGAGCTGCAGATGTATGTGTTGGAGAGTCCATAGAGGCGGAGGTCGGTGTCGACGATGCCGGTGGCGTCCGAGGGGGACATGCGCATGCCGCCCATGTGGTGGTTGCTGTCGTCGCAACGGGCGAGGAAGTCGGGGCTGCCGGACATCAGGTCTTCGTTGGGGATGATGCGGGCAACGTCGGCGAGGGCGCGCTGGGCGATGAGGACGTACTGCCGGATGGTGTCGAGTTCCCTTTCGGAGATCTGCCAGTCGAAGCGAATTCGAAAGAGGCCGAGGGGGTCGCGCTGATCGGTGAGGGCGATGCTGCTGTGGGAGCTTGGCTCCTGCTCGCAATGGACGCGAAGGAAGATGCGGACATCTGGAGGGCTGTAGGCGCGGCGTTGAACTTTGTAGCGCCAGCCCTGGTGGACGAGCATGGGGAGATGGTTTGCGGTGTGGCGGAGGTTGTCGCGAGTGACTTCGCCGAAGCGTCCGCGCATGAGGTTGCGGATGGTTGATTTCGCCTGGCCGCGGGCTTTGCCGGTGTCTTCGAACGACATGGTGGAGCCGATGTTGAGAGTGCCGTGGGCGGCCTGTGCCTGCGGGACGAGGCGCAGCTTGGGGAGGTACTTGAAGCCGCGGGCGAAGATGGGATCGAAGGTGTCGTGGAAGCGCTTCGGGTCGAGCGGCTCGATGGCGGCGGCGTTGCAGTCGATGTGATCCTGAAAGTGTTGGCCCAGGAGACCGGAGCGGTTCCAGGGCAGGCCGCCGGGGCGAGGTTGAAGGAAGAAGCGGGAGCTTTCGATACCGCCGAGCGCAAAGATGAAATGCGGGGCGCGGAAGACGGCTTCAATGCCGGTGAGGGTGCTCGCGCGGAGGCCGGTGGCGGCTGCGCCCTCCGTCAACAACTCGACGGCGCTGGCGTGAAGCCAGAGGTGGATGTTCGGGTGTTCGTTGAGAGTCTTGT
This Tunturibacter gelidoferens DNA region includes the following protein-coding sequences:
- a CDS encoding GMC oxidoreductase; translated protein: MIFDLLHESPTVLAADLCIVGAGAAGITLAVESARKGKTVLLLEGGGATREDSSQSLYDSEIAGLPHRGIHTGRIRVKGGTTVRWGGQILELDALDFTPRPGVPESGWPFPKSTLTSFYERALALEGLAKVERSDAEVWKDLNLPFTQFEDLEAYLSRWCPEPNFARLHHKTLNEHPNIHLWLHASAVELLTEGAAATGLRASTLTGIEAVFRAPHFIFALGGIESSRFFLQPRPGGLPWNRSGLLGQHFQDHIDCNAAAIEPLDPKRFHDTFDPIFARGFKYLPKLRLVPQAQAAHGTLNIGSTMSFEDTGKARGQAKSTIRNLMRGRFGEVTRDNLRHTANHLPMLVHQGWRYKVQRRAYSPPDVRIFLRVHCEQEPSSHSSIALTDQRDPLGLFRIRFDWQISERELDTIRQYVLIAQRALADVARIIPNEDLMSGSPDFLARCDDSNHHMGGMRMSPSDATGIVDTDLRLYGLSNTYICSSAVFPSSGFSNPTHTVLSLALRLSDHLS
- a CDS encoding aldo/keto reductase, whose protein sequence is MEQIALGDTGRTTTRLGFGCSSLMGAMGRRASLAILESAYDAGIRHFDVAPMYGYGEAEGCLGEFLQRHRPQVTVTTKYGIPPAKNSSLISVARRVVGPLTKTLPSLKHRLALAANAATRTNEKTTFTPQQAKTSLEHSLVALRTDHIDLWLLHEISAADLHDDALLSLLEQEVQRGTIGTFGIGSSVDKIPSLLTEHPAYCRTLQYEWSVLDPEIETAPTSPFRIHHRALTENFRSLHRALSEDKQLCHRWSASTNADLNNPQDLAHLMLKAALVMNPKSVILFSSKNPRHIQLNVKTAEDRSLEAPAREFHRLVQTERNQLSLAQAGAS